The following are encoded together in the Salvelinus alpinus chromosome 29, SLU_Salpinus.1, whole genome shotgun sequence genome:
- the LOC139559332 gene encoding uncharacterized protein isoform X8, translating to MWSRNLLIASVVVFLATTISTAPVEEKEPEEIEVEDGEEELSEEEEDDDDSKSQEKNMGIGAQQATTVSKGLGLSAQPGTSFQGEAPNGHKLNGDSAMQAGPDRNGGGGGGGGGGGGGGGGGGDSHTSPSDPSSHGPSLDPSQTGAGGHGSSVSHVQAPGKVVVHPGTVVVHPGTGVVHPGTGVVHPGTGVVHSDTISHGSMGQAGGSSTLIIIHEAHPQPAGGSIHTFDAAGYQTEAPTSETEIESPEYDTPESPEFNGNGHKLLIGGAVENGHAATPVVTDLFIEDTTHMDPTGAMDPLGASSHLDNTGECPGIIDQSSHDFLIGLMGGVGDPYASDIHIDISDHTGMTSQLDLIAVGSGPGPALSSSSSPGPDVPPGTYWHAFHPLPGLGDHIGLISDFTGLTDYSGPDHPYLSSSFDGSHHSAGDHAGLSDTTDHPVAVMSHTDYSSSHIDHPGNGRQSQVTDTHGGDHAVNDVHHDVTDPSGQHIVSTDVGLLDAGEHGVVSHHDDMGAVTDGVAVQHHDDVHTVSPQTDTTGAAEELVTSSHTQIDITALGVNVYSASAPGTPDSVLGFGHDTTVVAEAHSVFIQTDSPVTADAQGSTLQASSHPGVTEQTQPAVSAAEQYNPSGQGPEGAENVELEDTC from the exons ATGTGGTCACG AAATCTTTTAATTGCTTCTGTAGTTGTCTTTTTGGCAACAACAATTTCAACTGCTCCTGTGGAAG AGAAAGAGCCGGAGGAGATAGAGGTAGAGGACGGCGAAGAGGAACtctcagaagaggaggagg ATGATGATGACTCCAAGAGTCAGGAAAAGAATATGG GAATTGGAGCACAGCAAGCTACCACAGTATCTAAAGGCCTGG GTTTAAGCGCTCAGCCTGGCACCTCGTTCCAGGGCGAAGCTCCGAATG GACATAAACTCAATGGGGATAGTGCCATGCAAGCTGGGCCTGACC gtaatggtggtggtggaggaggagggggagggggtggtggaggaggaggaggtggaggagattcACATACTTCACCCTCTGACCCCAGCTCCCATG GTCCCAGTTTGGATCCGAGTCAAACAG GTGCAGGGGGTCATGGCAGTTCAGTGTCACACGTGCAAGCCCCAG GAAAAGTGGTTGTCCACCCAGGAACAGTGGTTGTCCACCCAGGAACAGGGGTTGTCCACCCAGGAACAGGGGTTGTCCACCCAGGAACAGGGGTTGTCCACTCAGATACAATCTCTCACG GCTCAATGGGACAAGCAGGAGGGAGCTCCACTCTCATCATTATCCATGAGGCTCATCCACAGCCTGCAG GTGGCAGCATTCATACATTTGATGCTGCTGGCTATCAGACTGAGGCTCCAA CAAGTGAGACTGAAATAGAGTCACCTGAGTATGACACACCTGAGTCACCTGAGTTTAATG GTAATGGTCACAAGCTGCTGATTGGAGGAGCAGTAGAAAATGGACATGCAG CTACACCTGTAGTCACTGACCTCTTCATCGAGGACACAACTCACATGGATCCCACAG GTGCTATGGATCCACTTGGTGCAAGTTCTCACCTGGACAATACAGGTGAGTGTCCAG GTATTATCGACCAATCCAGCCATGACTTCCTCATTGGTTTAATGG GTGGTGTGGGGGATCCGTATGCTTCTGACATCCATATCGACATCTCAG ATCACACCGGAATGACTTCTCAATTAGACTTAATAG ctGTGGGTTCAGGTCCAGGACCGGCATTGTCGTCCAGTAGCAGCCCGGGTCCAGACGTTCCACCAGGTACCTACTGGCACGCCTTCCACCCTCTGCCAG GTCTTGGAGATCACATAGGTCTAATAAGTGATTTTACAG GACTTACTGACTActcagggcctgaccatccatatCTGAGCTCCAGTTTCGATGGATCTCACCACTCAGCAGGTGATCATGCTGGTCTATCCGATACTACAG ACCACCCAGTAGCAGTGATGTCACATACTGATTATTCATCATCGCACATTGACCACCCAG GGAATGGTCGTCAAAGCCAGGTTACAGACACACATGGAGGTGATCATGCGGTCAATGATGTGCATCATGATGTAACAG ATCCATCTGGGCAGCATATTGTGTCTACAGACGTAGGCCTACTAGATGCTG GTGAGCACGGCGTCGTCTCTCACCACGACGACATGGGAG CTGTTACAGACGGGGTCGCTGTTCAGCATCATGATGACGTTCACACCGTCAGCCCTCAAACAGATACCACAG GTGCGGCAGAAGAACTTGTAACCAGCTCACATACACAGATAGATATCACTG CCCTTGGGGTGAACGTGTACAGCGCCAGTGCACCAGGGACGCCCG ATTCTGTGCTTGGATTTGGACATGACACTACAG TTGTTGCAGAAGCACACAGTGTCTTCATTCAGACCGATTCCCCAG TCACAGCTGATGCACAAGGATCCACTCTACAGGCTTCCA GTCATCCTGGTGTAACAGAACAGACACAGCCTGCTG
- the LOC139559332 gene encoding uncharacterized protein isoform X10: protein MWSRNLLIASVVVFLATTISTAPVEEKEPEEIEVEDGEEELSEEEEDDDDSKSQEKNMGIGAQQATTVSKGLGLSAQPGTSFQGEAPNGHKLNGDSAMQAGPDRNGGGGGGGGGGGGGGGGGGDSHTSPSDPSSHGPSLDPSQTGGHGSSVSHVQAPGKVVVHPGTVVVHPGTGVVHPGTGVVHPGTGVVHSDTISHGSMGQAGGSSTLIIIHEAHPQPAGGSIHTFDAAGYQTEAPTSETEIESPEYDTPESPEFNGNGHKLLIGGAVENGHAATPVVTDLFIEDTTHMDPTGAMDPLGASSHLDNTGECPGIIDQSSHDFLIGLMGGVGDPYASDIHIDISDHTGMTSQLDLIAVGSGPGPALSSSSSPGPDVPPGTYWHAFHPLPGLGDHIGLISDFTGLTDYSGPDHPYLSSSFDGSHHSAGDHAGLSDTTDHPVAVMSHTDYSSSHIDHPGNGRQSQVTDTHGGDHAVNDVHHDVTDPSGQHIVSTDVGLLDAGEHGVVSHHDDMGAVTDGVAVQHHDDVHTVSPQTDTTGAAEELVTSSHTQIDITALGVNVYSASAPGTPDSVLGFGHDTTVVAEAHSVFIQTDSPVTADAQGSTLQASSHPGVTEQTQPAVSAAEQYNPSGQGPEGAENVELEDTC, encoded by the exons ATGTGGTCACG AAATCTTTTAATTGCTTCTGTAGTTGTCTTTTTGGCAACAACAATTTCAACTGCTCCTGTGGAAG AGAAAGAGCCGGAGGAGATAGAGGTAGAGGACGGCGAAGAGGAACtctcagaagaggaggagg ATGATGATGACTCCAAGAGTCAGGAAAAGAATATGG GAATTGGAGCACAGCAAGCTACCACAGTATCTAAAGGCCTGG GTTTAAGCGCTCAGCCTGGCACCTCGTTCCAGGGCGAAGCTCCGAATG GACATAAACTCAATGGGGATAGTGCCATGCAAGCTGGGCCTGACC gtaatggtggtggtggaggaggagggggagggggtggtggaggaggaggaggtggaggagattcACATACTTCACCCTCTGACCCCAGCTCCCATG GTCCCAGTTTGGATCCGAGTCAAACAG GGGGTCATGGCAGTTCAGTGTCACACGTGCAAGCCCCAG GAAAAGTGGTTGTCCACCCAGGAACAGTGGTTGTCCACCCAGGAACAGGGGTTGTCCACCCAGGAACAGGGGTTGTCCACCCAGGAACAGGGGTTGTCCACTCAGATACAATCTCTCACG GCTCAATGGGACAAGCAGGAGGGAGCTCCACTCTCATCATTATCCATGAGGCTCATCCACAGCCTGCAG GTGGCAGCATTCATACATTTGATGCTGCTGGCTATCAGACTGAGGCTCCAA CAAGTGAGACTGAAATAGAGTCACCTGAGTATGACACACCTGAGTCACCTGAGTTTAATG GTAATGGTCACAAGCTGCTGATTGGAGGAGCAGTAGAAAATGGACATGCAG CTACACCTGTAGTCACTGACCTCTTCATCGAGGACACAACTCACATGGATCCCACAG GTGCTATGGATCCACTTGGTGCAAGTTCTCACCTGGACAATACAGGTGAGTGTCCAG GTATTATCGACCAATCCAGCCATGACTTCCTCATTGGTTTAATGG GTGGTGTGGGGGATCCGTATGCTTCTGACATCCATATCGACATCTCAG ATCACACCGGAATGACTTCTCAATTAGACTTAATAG ctGTGGGTTCAGGTCCAGGACCGGCATTGTCGTCCAGTAGCAGCCCGGGTCCAGACGTTCCACCAGGTACCTACTGGCACGCCTTCCACCCTCTGCCAG GTCTTGGAGATCACATAGGTCTAATAAGTGATTTTACAG GACTTACTGACTActcagggcctgaccatccatatCTGAGCTCCAGTTTCGATGGATCTCACCACTCAGCAGGTGATCATGCTGGTCTATCCGATACTACAG ACCACCCAGTAGCAGTGATGTCACATACTGATTATTCATCATCGCACATTGACCACCCAG GGAATGGTCGTCAAAGCCAGGTTACAGACACACATGGAGGTGATCATGCGGTCAATGATGTGCATCATGATGTAACAG ATCCATCTGGGCAGCATATTGTGTCTACAGACGTAGGCCTACTAGATGCTG GTGAGCACGGCGTCGTCTCTCACCACGACGACATGGGAG CTGTTACAGACGGGGTCGCTGTTCAGCATCATGATGACGTTCACACCGTCAGCCCTCAAACAGATACCACAG GTGCGGCAGAAGAACTTGTAACCAGCTCACATACACAGATAGATATCACTG CCCTTGGGGTGAACGTGTACAGCGCCAGTGCACCAGGGACGCCCG ATTCTGTGCTTGGATTTGGACATGACACTACAG TTGTTGCAGAAGCACACAGTGTCTTCATTCAGACCGATTCCCCAG TCACAGCTGATGCACAAGGATCCACTCTACAGGCTTCCA GTCATCCTGGTGTAACAGAACAGACACAGCCTGCTG
- the LOC139559332 gene encoding uncharacterized protein isoform X11, whose protein sequence is MWSRNLLIASVVVFLATTISTAPVEEKEPEEIEVEDGEEELSEEEEDDDDSKSQEKNMGIGAQQATTVSKGLGLSAQPGTSFQGEAPNDASLPGHAGSSLDTSIAGPSLDPSQTGAGGHGSSVSHVQAPGKVVVHPGTVVVHPGTGVVHPGTGVVHPGTGVVHSDTISHGSMGQAGGSSTLIIIHEAHPQPAGGSIHTFDAAGYQTEAPTSETEIESPEYDTPESPEFNGNGHKLLIGGAVENGHAATPVVTDLFIEDTTHMDPTGAMDPLGASSHLDNTGECPGIIDQSSHDFLIGLMGGVGDPYASDIHIDISDHTGMTSQLDLIAVGSGPGPALSSSSSPGPDVPPGTYWHAFHPLPGLGDHIGLISDFTGLTDYSGPDHPYLSSSFDGSHHSAGDHAGLSDTTDHPVAVMSHTDYSSSHIDHPGNGRQSQVTDTHGGDHAVNDVHHDVTDPSGQHIVSTDVGLLDAGEHGVVSHHDDMGAVTDGVAVQHHDDVHTVSPQTDTTGAAEELVTSSHTQIDITALGVNVYSASAPGTPDSVLGFGHDTTVVAEAHSVFIQTDSPVTADAQGSTLQASSHPGVTEQTQPAVSAAEQYNPSGQGPEGAENVELEDTC, encoded by the exons ATGTGGTCACG AAATCTTTTAATTGCTTCTGTAGTTGTCTTTTTGGCAACAACAATTTCAACTGCTCCTGTGGAAG AGAAAGAGCCGGAGGAGATAGAGGTAGAGGACGGCGAAGAGGAACtctcagaagaggaggagg ATGATGATGACTCCAAGAGTCAGGAAAAGAATATGG GAATTGGAGCACAGCAAGCTACCACAGTATCTAAAGGCCTGG GTTTAAGCGCTCAGCCTGGCACCTCGTTCCAGGGCGAAGCTCCGAATG ATGCTTCTTTGCCAGGACATGCAGGTTCCTCTTTAGATACCAGTATTGCAG GTCCCAGTTTGGATCCGAGTCAAACAG GTGCAGGGGGTCATGGCAGTTCAGTGTCACACGTGCAAGCCCCAG GAAAAGTGGTTGTCCACCCAGGAACAGTGGTTGTCCACCCAGGAACAGGGGTTGTCCACCCAGGAACAGGGGTTGTCCACCCAGGAACAGGGGTTGTCCACTCAGATACAATCTCTCACG GCTCAATGGGACAAGCAGGAGGGAGCTCCACTCTCATCATTATCCATGAGGCTCATCCACAGCCTGCAG GTGGCAGCATTCATACATTTGATGCTGCTGGCTATCAGACTGAGGCTCCAA CAAGTGAGACTGAAATAGAGTCACCTGAGTATGACACACCTGAGTCACCTGAGTTTAATG GTAATGGTCACAAGCTGCTGATTGGAGGAGCAGTAGAAAATGGACATGCAG CTACACCTGTAGTCACTGACCTCTTCATCGAGGACACAACTCACATGGATCCCACAG GTGCTATGGATCCACTTGGTGCAAGTTCTCACCTGGACAATACAGGTGAGTGTCCAG GTATTATCGACCAATCCAGCCATGACTTCCTCATTGGTTTAATGG GTGGTGTGGGGGATCCGTATGCTTCTGACATCCATATCGACATCTCAG ATCACACCGGAATGACTTCTCAATTAGACTTAATAG ctGTGGGTTCAGGTCCAGGACCGGCATTGTCGTCCAGTAGCAGCCCGGGTCCAGACGTTCCACCAGGTACCTACTGGCACGCCTTCCACCCTCTGCCAG GTCTTGGAGATCACATAGGTCTAATAAGTGATTTTACAG GACTTACTGACTActcagggcctgaccatccatatCTGAGCTCCAGTTTCGATGGATCTCACCACTCAGCAGGTGATCATGCTGGTCTATCCGATACTACAG ACCACCCAGTAGCAGTGATGTCACATACTGATTATTCATCATCGCACATTGACCACCCAG GGAATGGTCGTCAAAGCCAGGTTACAGACACACATGGAGGTGATCATGCGGTCAATGATGTGCATCATGATGTAACAG ATCCATCTGGGCAGCATATTGTGTCTACAGACGTAGGCCTACTAGATGCTG GTGAGCACGGCGTCGTCTCTCACCACGACGACATGGGAG CTGTTACAGACGGGGTCGCTGTTCAGCATCATGATGACGTTCACACCGTCAGCCCTCAAACAGATACCACAG GTGCGGCAGAAGAACTTGTAACCAGCTCACATACACAGATAGATATCACTG CCCTTGGGGTGAACGTGTACAGCGCCAGTGCACCAGGGACGCCCG ATTCTGTGCTTGGATTTGGACATGACACTACAG TTGTTGCAGAAGCACACAGTGTCTTCATTCAGACCGATTCCCCAG TCACAGCTGATGCACAAGGATCCACTCTACAGGCTTCCA GTCATCCTGGTGTAACAGAACAGACACAGCCTGCTG
- the LOC139559332 gene encoding uncharacterized protein isoform X6, with product MWSRNLLIASVVVFLATTISTAPVEEKEPEEIEVEDGEEELSEEEEDDDDSKSQEKNMGIGAQQATTVSKGLGLSAQPGTSFQGEAPNGHKLNGDSAMQAGPDRNGGGGGGGGGGGGGGGGGGDSHTSPSDPSSHDASLPGHAGSSLDTSIAGPSLDPSQTGAGGHGSSVSHVQAPGKVVVHPGTVVVHPGTGVVHPGTGVVHPGTGVVHSDTISHGSMGQAGGSSTLIIIHEAHPQPAGGSIHTFDAAGYQTEAPTSETEIESPEYDTPESPEFNGNGHKLLIGGAVENGHAATPVVTDLFIEDTTHMDPTGAMDPLGASSHLDNTGIIDQSSHDFLIGLMGGVGDPYASDIHIDISDHTGMTSQLDLIAVGSGPGPALSSSSSPGPDVPPGLGDHIGLISDFTGLTDYSGPDHPYLSSSFDGSHHSAGDHAGLSDTTDHPVAVMSHTDYSSSHIDHPGNGRQSQVTDTHGGDHAVNDVHHDVTDPSGQHIVSTDVGLLDAGEHGVVSHHDDMGAVTDGVAVQHHDDVHTVSPQTDTTGAAEELVTSSHTQIDITALGVNVYSASAPGTPDSVLGFGHDTTVVAEAHSVFIQTDSPVTADAQGSTLQASSHPGVTEQTQPAVSAAEQYNPSGQGPEGAENVELEDTC from the exons ATGTGGTCACG AAATCTTTTAATTGCTTCTGTAGTTGTCTTTTTGGCAACAACAATTTCAACTGCTCCTGTGGAAG AGAAAGAGCCGGAGGAGATAGAGGTAGAGGACGGCGAAGAGGAACtctcagaagaggaggagg ATGATGATGACTCCAAGAGTCAGGAAAAGAATATGG GAATTGGAGCACAGCAAGCTACCACAGTATCTAAAGGCCTGG GTTTAAGCGCTCAGCCTGGCACCTCGTTCCAGGGCGAAGCTCCGAATG GACATAAACTCAATGGGGATAGTGCCATGCAAGCTGGGCCTGACC gtaatggtggtggtggaggaggagggggagggggtggtggaggaggaggaggtggaggagattcACATACTTCACCCTCTGACCCCAGCTCCCATG ATGCTTCTTTGCCAGGACATGCAGGTTCCTCTTTAGATACCAGTATTGCAG GTCCCAGTTTGGATCCGAGTCAAACAG GTGCAGGGGGTCATGGCAGTTCAGTGTCACACGTGCAAGCCCCAG GAAAAGTGGTTGTCCACCCAGGAACAGTGGTTGTCCACCCAGGAACAGGGGTTGTCCACCCAGGAACAGGGGTTGTCCACCCAGGAACAGGGGTTGTCCACTCAGATACAATCTCTCACG GCTCAATGGGACAAGCAGGAGGGAGCTCCACTCTCATCATTATCCATGAGGCTCATCCACAGCCTGCAG GTGGCAGCATTCATACATTTGATGCTGCTGGCTATCAGACTGAGGCTCCAA CAAGTGAGACTGAAATAGAGTCACCTGAGTATGACACACCTGAGTCACCTGAGTTTAATG GTAATGGTCACAAGCTGCTGATTGGAGGAGCAGTAGAAAATGGACATGCAG CTACACCTGTAGTCACTGACCTCTTCATCGAGGACACAACTCACATGGATCCCACAG GTGCTATGGATCCACTTGGTGCAAGTTCTCACCTGGACAATACAG GTATTATCGACCAATCCAGCCATGACTTCCTCATTGGTTTAATGG GTGGTGTGGGGGATCCGTATGCTTCTGACATCCATATCGACATCTCAG ATCACACCGGAATGACTTCTCAATTAGACTTAATAG ctGTGGGTTCAGGTCCAGGACCGGCATTGTCGTCCAGTAGCAGCCCGGGTCCAGACGTTCCACCAG GTCTTGGAGATCACATAGGTCTAATAAGTGATTTTACAG GACTTACTGACTActcagggcctgaccatccatatCTGAGCTCCAGTTTCGATGGATCTCACCACTCAGCAGGTGATCATGCTGGTCTATCCGATACTACAG ACCACCCAGTAGCAGTGATGTCACATACTGATTATTCATCATCGCACATTGACCACCCAG GGAATGGTCGTCAAAGCCAGGTTACAGACACACATGGAGGTGATCATGCGGTCAATGATGTGCATCATGATGTAACAG ATCCATCTGGGCAGCATATTGTGTCTACAGACGTAGGCCTACTAGATGCTG GTGAGCACGGCGTCGTCTCTCACCACGACGACATGGGAG CTGTTACAGACGGGGTCGCTGTTCAGCATCATGATGACGTTCACACCGTCAGCCCTCAAACAGATACCACAG GTGCGGCAGAAGAACTTGTAACCAGCTCACATACACAGATAGATATCACTG CCCTTGGGGTGAACGTGTACAGCGCCAGTGCACCAGGGACGCCCG ATTCTGTGCTTGGATTTGGACATGACACTACAG TTGTTGCAGAAGCACACAGTGTCTTCATTCAGACCGATTCCCCAG TCACAGCTGATGCACAAGGATCCACTCTACAGGCTTCCA GTCATCCTGGTGTAACAGAACAGACACAGCCTGCTG
- the LOC139559332 gene encoding uncharacterized protein isoform X7, producing the protein MWSRNLLIASVVVFLATTISTAPVEEKEPEEIEVEDGEEELSEEEEDDDDSKSQEKNMGIGAQQATTVSKGLGLSAQPGTSFQGEAPNGHKLNGDSAMQAGPDRNGGGGGGGGGGGGGGGGGGDSHTSPSDPSSHDASLPGHAGSSLDTSIAGPSLDPSQTGAGGHGSSVSHVQAPGKVVVHPGTVVVHPGTGVVHPGTGVVHPGTGVVHSDTISHGSMGQAGGSSTLIIIHEAHPQPAASETEIESPEYDTPESPEFNGNGHKLLIGGAVENGHAATPVVTDLFIEDTTHMDPTGAMDPLGASSHLDNTGECPGIIDQSSHDFLIGLMGGVGDPYASDIHIDISDHTGMTSQLDLIAVGSGPGPALSSSSSPGPDVPPGTYWHAFHPLPGLGDHIGLISDFTGLTDYSGPDHPYLSSSFDGSHHSAGDHAGLSDTTDHPVAVMSHTDYSSSHIDHPGNGRQSQVTDTHGGDHAVNDVHHDVTDPSGQHIVSTDVGLLDAGEHGVVSHHDDMGAVTDGVAVQHHDDVHTVSPQTDTTGAAEELVTSSHTQIDITALGVNVYSASAPGTPDSVLGFGHDTTVVAEAHSVFIQTDSPVTADAQGSTLQASSHPGVTEQTQPAVSAAEQYNPSGQGPEGAENVELEDTC; encoded by the exons ATGTGGTCACG AAATCTTTTAATTGCTTCTGTAGTTGTCTTTTTGGCAACAACAATTTCAACTGCTCCTGTGGAAG AGAAAGAGCCGGAGGAGATAGAGGTAGAGGACGGCGAAGAGGAACtctcagaagaggaggagg ATGATGATGACTCCAAGAGTCAGGAAAAGAATATGG GAATTGGAGCACAGCAAGCTACCACAGTATCTAAAGGCCTGG GTTTAAGCGCTCAGCCTGGCACCTCGTTCCAGGGCGAAGCTCCGAATG GACATAAACTCAATGGGGATAGTGCCATGCAAGCTGGGCCTGACC gtaatggtggtggtggaggaggagggggagggggtggtggaggaggaggaggtggaggagattcACATACTTCACCCTCTGACCCCAGCTCCCATG ATGCTTCTTTGCCAGGACATGCAGGTTCCTCTTTAGATACCAGTATTGCAG GTCCCAGTTTGGATCCGAGTCAAACAG GTGCAGGGGGTCATGGCAGTTCAGTGTCACACGTGCAAGCCCCAG GAAAAGTGGTTGTCCACCCAGGAACAGTGGTTGTCCACCCAGGAACAGGGGTTGTCCACCCAGGAACAGGGGTTGTCCACCCAGGAACAGGGGTTGTCCACTCAGATACAATCTCTCACG GCTCAATGGGACAAGCAGGAGGGAGCTCCACTCTCATCATTATCCATGAGGCTCATCCACAGCCTGCAG CAAGTGAGACTGAAATAGAGTCACCTGAGTATGACACACCTGAGTCACCTGAGTTTAATG GTAATGGTCACAAGCTGCTGATTGGAGGAGCAGTAGAAAATGGACATGCAG CTACACCTGTAGTCACTGACCTCTTCATCGAGGACACAACTCACATGGATCCCACAG GTGCTATGGATCCACTTGGTGCAAGTTCTCACCTGGACAATACAGGTGAGTGTCCAG GTATTATCGACCAATCCAGCCATGACTTCCTCATTGGTTTAATGG GTGGTGTGGGGGATCCGTATGCTTCTGACATCCATATCGACATCTCAG ATCACACCGGAATGACTTCTCAATTAGACTTAATAG ctGTGGGTTCAGGTCCAGGACCGGCATTGTCGTCCAGTAGCAGCCCGGGTCCAGACGTTCCACCAGGTACCTACTGGCACGCCTTCCACCCTCTGCCAG GTCTTGGAGATCACATAGGTCTAATAAGTGATTTTACAG GACTTACTGACTActcagggcctgaccatccatatCTGAGCTCCAGTTTCGATGGATCTCACCACTCAGCAGGTGATCATGCTGGTCTATCCGATACTACAG ACCACCCAGTAGCAGTGATGTCACATACTGATTATTCATCATCGCACATTGACCACCCAG GGAATGGTCGTCAAAGCCAGGTTACAGACACACATGGAGGTGATCATGCGGTCAATGATGTGCATCATGATGTAACAG ATCCATCTGGGCAGCATATTGTGTCTACAGACGTAGGCCTACTAGATGCTG GTGAGCACGGCGTCGTCTCTCACCACGACGACATGGGAG CTGTTACAGACGGGGTCGCTGTTCAGCATCATGATGACGTTCACACCGTCAGCCCTCAAACAGATACCACAG GTGCGGCAGAAGAACTTGTAACCAGCTCACATACACAGATAGATATCACTG CCCTTGGGGTGAACGTGTACAGCGCCAGTGCACCAGGGACGCCCG ATTCTGTGCTTGGATTTGGACATGACACTACAG TTGTTGCAGAAGCACACAGTGTCTTCATTCAGACCGATTCCCCAG TCACAGCTGATGCACAAGGATCCACTCTACAGGCTTCCA GTCATCCTGGTGTAACAGAACAGACACAGCCTGCTG